In the genome of Spartinivicinus poritis, one region contains:
- a CDS encoding substrate-binding periplasmic protein produces the protein MYKIASILFIITTLSVASAQANTLIFNTQDFPPFNYEINNVVEGPAAEVIRTVCDMQGFSCKFNLLPWRRAQNEVKNGNANAMFVIGWNKARAEWLYYSPPLMQTEYGFFVRKNNNLTYLDSKDIAGYKIGVFGPSNTSNSLNKIKESMASKGIKPIDIKMVSDDVNIFKMLDDPNRNLKGVYSNKDVGLAIINQVKLKNIRYAGAQKKLKYFIGFSKKYTDKKLVDKFNHGLTELHKSGKLQEILSKFHMEAASLE, from the coding sequence ATGTATAAGATAGCATCAATATTATTTATTATTACAACACTTTCAGTCGCCTCTGCGCAAGCAAATACACTGATTTTTAATACACAAGATTTTCCACCATTCAACTACGAAATCAATAATGTTGTAGAAGGACCTGCAGCTGAAGTAATCAGAACGGTATGTGATATGCAGGGGTTTAGCTGTAAGTTTAACTTGTTACCATGGCGTAGAGCTCAAAACGAAGTAAAAAATGGTAATGCAAATGCTATGTTTGTGATTGGCTGGAATAAAGCTAGAGCTGAATGGTTATATTACTCCCCGCCTTTAATGCAGACTGAATATGGATTTTTTGTCAGAAAAAATAATAACCTTACTTATTTGGATAGCAAGGATATTGCTGGGTATAAAATTGGGGTTTTTGGCCCGTCAAACACGTCTAACTCATTGAATAAAATAAAGGAGTCTATGGCTTCAAAGGGGATAAAACCTATTGATATAAAAATGGTATCTGATGATGTTAATATATTTAAAATGTTAGACGATCCAAACCGAAATCTTAAAGGGGTATATTCTAATAAAGATGTAGGTTTGGCAATAATTAATCAAGTGAAATTAAAAAATATTCGATACGCTGGAGCACAAAAAAAGCTTAAGTACTTTATTGGGTTTAGTAAAAAATATACAGATAAAAAGCTAGTTGATAAATTTAATCATGGGCTAACAGAATTGCACAAAAGTGGTAAGCTTCAAGAAATATTGTCGAAATTTCATATGGAGGCGGCCTCGTTAGAGTAA
- a CDS encoding substrate-binding periplasmic protein, with protein sequence MKLCSLCLVILILVATLHNEAGGDTLSFNTQDFPPFSYEKQGRVEGAGAEIIRAVCNKMQISCTIRLLPWRRAQEEAKKGKVNGLFMIGKNKVREKWLYFSSPIIETQYGFFVRKNDNLNYQELSNIAGYQVGVYGPSNTSYTLETIKSQMLKQEIFPIKITFLPDDIGLFKMLDKGRVIESVFSNKAVGFEIIKNNNLERIRYAGSYKKLYYYVGLSKQYTPKSVVDSFNNRYFELCSAGVIGSILDRFELEKASL encoded by the coding sequence ATGAAATTATGCAGTTTATGTTTGGTGATACTAATACTAGTCGCCACTTTGCATAATGAAGCAGGCGGAGACACGCTAAGTTTTAATACTCAGGACTTTCCGCCATTTAGTTATGAAAAGCAAGGTCGTGTGGAAGGGGCTGGGGCTGAAATTATAAGGGCTGTTTGTAATAAAATGCAAATCTCTTGTACGATAAGACTACTCCCTTGGCGTAGAGCTCAAGAAGAAGCAAAAAAAGGAAAAGTCAATGGGCTGTTTATGATTGGAAAAAATAAAGTTAGAGAAAAATGGCTTTATTTTAGTTCACCTATAATAGAAACCCAATATGGCTTCTTTGTTAGAAAAAATGATAATCTCAATTATCAGGAATTAAGCAATATTGCAGGATATCAAGTAGGAGTATACGGCCCCTCAAACACTTCTTATACTCTTGAAACAATTAAATCTCAAATGTTAAAACAAGAGATTTTTCCAATAAAAATCACCTTTTTACCTGATGATATTGGGTTGTTTAAAATGCTAGATAAGGGTAGAGTTATAGAAAGTGTTTTTTCAAACAAGGCTGTTGGGTTTGAAATTATCAAAAATAATAATCTTGAAAGAATACGCTATGCTGGCTCATATAAAAAACTATATTACTATGTGGGGTTATCAAAGCAATATACACCTAAGAGCGTAGTCGATAGTTTTAATAATAGATATTTTGAGTTATGCTCAGCGGGCGTTATTGGTAGTATATTGGATCGATTTGAATTAGAGAAAGCGAGCCTTTAG
- a CDS encoding family 20 glycosylhydrolase produces the protein MKILQYIMITMLSGSLAYALPPGHQLNVSWQILDNYQDGANSFRSQLVIKNDSKELLPAKGWEIYFNFARTVKVGSYPDFVEIHHVNGDLHKITPGVKPKSLGSGKSITIPFDASFWAVNHTDKPAGFYIVYTNPDKGEEHIEVLPEVEFIKPSEPKQWNRIKADIWPLATTKWHFKNNKRLQLLPKERLSVVIPEPVEVKKLELNWQPNAPIRIITSKNLTSEADVLAKQLTIILGYQPQVVNSVKPTTSDIVLQLATESANDLEGIHSEGYHLTITDQGVQIVANTNQGIFYGVQTLLAQFDINSADEVLIDLPGMSIKDYPRFLYRGLHLDVARHFQPIAEVKKLIQVMAYYKLNRLHLHLTDDEGWRLEIKGLEELTQVGGRRGHTTTEEEYILPSFGSGPFPDINQGSGFYSAADFIKLLKFAKAHHIRVIPEIDLPGHARAAIKSMETRYRRLTKRQNELASKYLLSDLADQSSYQSVQGWKDNVINVCLPSTYTFVEKVLKEIKELYGQANAELTSVHIGGDEVPQGVWQKSPICQQLMQTKNMSLAHVALLKQYFIHRISNIYAKYNLKVAGWEELAFTRLGENGYGAKRVNPFYMGGKLTPYVWNNVWGWGDEDNAYKLANKQYPVVLANATNLYFDLAYEKYPSEPGYYWANFTNTESPYQFVPLDLFQSAKTDRMGNVIHPDQFENKQRLKNKNASYILGLQGQLWSENMKTTHLLEYFALPKLLGLAERAWAKKPNWVGDKKINTKLYNQAWNRFANRVGQVELTKLDRLFGGFHYRLPIPGAMLNEDGLVTVNISLPGTVVRYTTDGSDPTASSEIYREPFSAIGPVKLRAFTRNGRGGRTVEVEAK, from the coding sequence ATGAAGATACTTCAATATATTATGATCACTATGCTGTCAGGTTCTCTGGCTTATGCATTACCTCCTGGTCATCAATTAAATGTTAGTTGGCAAATATTAGATAATTATCAAGATGGAGCCAATAGCTTTCGCTCTCAGTTAGTTATTAAAAATGATAGTAAAGAGCTGCTACCTGCTAAAGGCTGGGAGATTTATTTCAATTTTGCAAGGACTGTGAAAGTCGGTTCATATCCTGATTTTGTTGAAATACACCATGTTAATGGTGACCTCCATAAAATAACACCTGGAGTGAAACCTAAATCATTAGGTTCTGGTAAAAGCATAACTATTCCATTTGATGCTAGTTTTTGGGCAGTTAATCATACCGATAAACCAGCAGGTTTTTATATTGTTTATACTAACCCAGATAAGGGAGAAGAGCATATAGAGGTATTACCTGAGGTTGAGTTTATTAAGCCTAGTGAACCTAAACAGTGGAATCGAATAAAAGCAGATATTTGGCCGCTAGCTACAACTAAATGGCATTTTAAAAATAATAAAAGACTTCAACTTTTACCAAAAGAGCGGTTATCGGTGGTGATACCAGAGCCTGTTGAGGTTAAAAAACTTGAGTTGAACTGGCAGCCAAATGCGCCAATTAGAATTATCACTAGTAAAAACCTAACAAGTGAAGCTGACGTCTTAGCTAAGCAGTTGACGATAATTTTAGGCTACCAACCACAGGTAGTAAATTCAGTTAAGCCTACAACATCTGATATTGTGTTGCAGCTAGCAACTGAATCTGCGAATGATCTAGAGGGCATCCACAGTGAGGGATATCACCTTACAATAACTGATCAAGGAGTCCAGATTGTTGCAAATACTAATCAGGGTATTTTTTATGGTGTGCAAACATTGTTAGCTCAGTTTGATATCAATAGTGCAGATGAAGTATTAATAGATCTTCCCGGAATGTCTATAAAAGACTATCCAAGGTTTCTCTATCGAGGGCTTCATCTCGACGTGGCCAGGCATTTTCAACCGATAGCTGAAGTAAAAAAACTGATTCAGGTAATGGCTTATTATAAATTAAATCGCTTGCACCTGCACTTAACTGATGATGAAGGATGGCGACTTGAAATCAAGGGGTTAGAGGAGTTAACTCAAGTAGGAGGGCGTAGAGGACATACTACAACAGAAGAAGAATATATTTTGCCGTCTTTTGGTTCAGGGCCATTTCCTGACATAAATCAAGGAAGTGGCTTTTATTCAGCTGCTGATTTTATTAAACTTTTAAAGTTTGCTAAAGCCCATCATATTAGGGTAATACCTGAAATTGACTTACCAGGCCATGCTAGAGCTGCTATTAAGTCAATGGAGACGCGTTATAGACGTTTGACTAAGCGGCAAAATGAGCTGGCAAGTAAATATTTGTTATCTGACTTAGCTGATCAATCAAGCTATCAGTCTGTGCAAGGATGGAAAGATAATGTTATTAATGTATGTTTACCATCTACTTATACCTTTGTAGAAAAGGTATTGAAAGAAATAAAAGAGCTATATGGACAGGCTAATGCAGAACTAACAAGTGTGCATATTGGGGGAGATGAAGTGCCTCAAGGTGTATGGCAAAAGTCCCCTATATGTCAGCAGCTAATGCAAACGAAAAATATGAGTTTGGCTCATGTGGCCTTATTAAAACAGTATTTTATACATCGGATAAGTAATATTTATGCTAAATATAATTTAAAAGTGGCTGGCTGGGAAGAACTTGCTTTTACTCGATTAGGAGAAAATGGTTATGGTGCTAAGCGAGTTAACCCTTTTTATATGGGAGGTAAATTAACTCCCTATGTGTGGAATAATGTCTGGGGTTGGGGGGATGAAGATAATGCTTATAAACTTGCTAACAAACAATACCCGGTAGTATTGGCTAATGCAACCAACTTGTACTTTGACTTGGCCTATGAAAAATACCCTTCAGAGCCAGGCTATTACTGGGCCAATTTTACGAATACCGAGTCACCTTATCAATTTGTACCTTTAGATTTATTTCAAAGTGCTAAAACAGACAGAATGGGAAATGTGATTCATCCTGATCAGTTTGAAAATAAGCAGCGTCTGAAGAACAAAAATGCTAGTTATATACTGGGTTTGCAAGGGCAGTTGTGGAGTGAAAACATGAAAACTACTCATTTATTAGAGTATTTTGCATTGCCTAAGTTACTAGGTTTGGCTGAACGAGCCTGGGCTAAAAAACCAAATTGGGTTGGCGATAAAAAAATAAATACTAAGTTGTATAACCAGGCTTGGAATCGTTTTGCTAATAGGGTTGGTCAAGTTGAGTTGACTAAGCTTGATAGACTATTTGGTGGTTTTCACTATCGATTACCCATACCAGGCGCCATGTTAAATGAAGATGGACTGGTGACAGTTAATATTAGTTTGCCAGGTACTGTTGTTAGATATACTACAGATGGTTCAGATCCAACAGCCAGCTCAGAAATTTATAGAGAACCTTTTAGTGCAATTGGGCCTGTTAAATTAAGGGCGTTTACTCGAAACGGACGAGGCGGAAGAACTGTGGAAGTTGAAGCGAAATAG
- a CDS encoding PilZ domain-containing protein — MQNLKHKESRQFSRKSIKWPAIIKHSGNIFRVTTLNISEAGVLVESPIKLRIGQQVSLMIKGHHNGDKMTIYAKSQIKHVVVKLYNFQLGIEFIEMSKAARTFIAKFIEGL, encoded by the coding sequence ATGCAAAACTTAAAGCATAAGGAAAGCCGTCAATTCTCACGTAAAAGCATTAAGTGGCCAGCAATAATTAAACATTCGGGTAATATATTTAGAGTAACTACCCTTAATATTTCTGAAGCAGGTGTTTTAGTAGAGTCACCCATCAAGCTTAGAATAGGGCAGCAAGTATCTCTTATGATTAAAGGACATCATAATGGAGATAAGATGACTATATATGCAAAATCTCAGATTAAGCATGTTGTTGTTAAGTTATATAACTTTCAGCTTGGAATAGAGTTTATTGAAATGTCAAAAGCAGCAAGGACATTTATTGCAAAATTTATAGAGGGTTTATAA
- a CDS encoding cache domain-containing protein, producing MVVTFIPIMVLAAIFAYQSYQSARISIEEQAKEQLVAILEIKKQQVEQYFETIHDQVISYADNRMIINAMRDFKHAYKSYTQELEAYDIDQFKTELLQYYRVDYNAEYKRRNSGEEKLLESQFQLLDIESITLQYAFIKANKFSVREKDELVNLNNNTGYGAVHAKYHPHIREFLKRFGYYDIFLVDYETGDIVYSVSKELDYTTSLIDGPYADSAIAVAFKKVANDRQRAVYLTDFSSYVPSYDDPAAFIATPIYDDNNRVGVLIFQMPVDKVNLIMTHGRLWRKSGLGETGETYLVGSDFTMRSISRFLIETPEKYEQGLINAGVEKHTVDKILAKNTSIGLQPVTTPGAKLALAGERGYKIFEDYRGVPVLSAFSPVFIAGLKWAILSEIDEAEAFKKVYSFRNHIIKVSLLFVGCFSLVIFLISWFIAKYITFSVIDNTQRQL from the coding sequence ATGGTTGTAACTTTTATTCCAATTATGGTATTGGCAGCTATTTTTGCTTATCAAAGCTATCAGTCTGCACGAATATCCATAGAGGAACAAGCAAAAGAACAGTTGGTCGCTATTTTAGAAATAAAAAAACAGCAGGTGGAACAGTACTTTGAAACGATTCATGATCAAGTGATTAGTTATGCCGATAATAGAATGATTATAAACGCAATGCGAGATTTTAAACATGCTTATAAGAGTTATACACAAGAACTCGAAGCTTATGATATTGACCAGTTTAAAACTGAATTATTGCAGTATTATCGAGTGGATTATAATGCTGAATATAAGCGTCGTAATAGTGGTGAAGAAAAGCTGTTAGAGTCACAGTTCCAGTTGTTAGACATTGAATCCATAACTTTACAGTATGCTTTTATTAAAGCAAATAAGTTTTCAGTTAGAGAGAAGGATGAATTAGTCAATTTAAATAATAATACAGGCTACGGAGCTGTGCATGCTAAATATCATCCTCATATTAGAGAGTTTTTAAAACGGTTTGGCTACTATGATATTTTTTTAGTTGATTATGAGACGGGTGATATTGTTTATTCTGTATCTAAAGAGCTGGATTATACGACATCTTTAATCGATGGTCCATATGCTGACTCTGCAATAGCTGTAGCTTTTAAAAAAGTAGCCAATGACCGCCAAAGAGCTGTATATTTAACTGATTTTTCCAGTTATGTACCATCATATGATGATCCTGCTGCCTTTATAGCTACGCCTATTTATGATGATAACAATAGAGTAGGTGTATTAATTTTTCAGATGCCAGTCGATAAAGTTAATTTAATAATGACTCATGGACGGTTGTGGCGTAAATCAGGGCTGGGAGAGACAGGAGAAACGTATTTAGTAGGCTCTGATTTTACCATGCGAAGTATTAGCCGGTTTTTGATAGAAACGCCTGAAAAATATGAGCAGGGGCTTATTAATGCTGGAGTTGAAAAACATACCGTTGATAAAATTTTAGCAAAAAATACTTCTATCGGTTTGCAACCAGTGACTACTCCAGGAGCAAAGCTCGCATTAGCTGGTGAAAGGGGATATAAAATATTTGAAGATTATAGAGGAGTACCGGTACTTTCTGCCTTTAGCCCGGTTTTTATTGCAGGTTTAAAGTGGGCTATTTTAAGTGAAATCGATGAAGCAGAGGCGTTTAAGAAAGTTTATAGCTTTCGAAATCACATTATAAAAGTCAGTCTATTGTTTGTGGGCTGTTTTAGTTTGGTAATTTTTTTGATTAGCTGGTTTATCGCTAAATATATTACTTTTTCAGTGATAGACAACACTCAACGGCAGCTTTAA
- a CDS encoding PKD domain-containing protein, with amino-acid sequence MMTPKFAKTLLYSACVMVLTGCPGDDDDKPNPPGNKKPVAKFSHSCSELSCSFDASASSDPDGNITQYSWNFGDSMKGDGATANHSYSSAGSYMVTLTVTDNKNATAEHKLEVTVNTTPDTPDDDDDDGDGDDPVGMNECENWQSKHPEWLWCDDFETTVSLTEKYGKNSVKPGKDANSLQRVETNPAHGKYALRLKADSESKNSGSFRRNFGRVPYNNSIDDLGAKPYFDEKINEVYYRFYVKYPNSTSGWPTHITRAFGVAAGSDQFGPQAFVATLSHDKSKTAVVSGEPNLLAYSGFDPKNPDSTLKTTKWDDMENLTQLGENTDPLPPVPPPPTPPEKPTLSNFAVNQVDDDIPPPPPPPGDPEPPSPPVPPDKPDGDDNNPLSKGKWHCVIVHLKLNSTTPYKANGVYEIAVDGKPYSKYTLTDLNWTGKWREYAINGIQFENSWAMAEQNSQQPTNSSLATTKPQAMEGEMESYLDALVISKKPVSCLDTSDPDDPMPPPPPPGDPDKPDDDDPVPPPPKPPGDDDDDDTPPDIPPPPPPGDPDKPDDDTPPDIPPPPPPPGDPDKPDDDGDDPGPVPPPPTPDDDDDGDLPDDIPPPLPPPTETVNL; translated from the coding sequence ATGATGACTCCTAAATTTGCAAAAACCTTATTATATAGTGCTTGTGTCATGGTGCTTACAGGTTGCCCAGGTGATGATGACGACAAACCCAATCCACCAGGCAATAAAAAACCTGTCGCAAAATTTTCTCATTCTTGTAGTGAACTAAGCTGTAGTTTTGATGCGAGTGCTAGCTCTGATCCAGATGGCAACATTACTCAGTATAGCTGGAATTTTGGTGACAGCATGAAAGGTGATGGCGCGACTGCAAACCATAGCTATAGCAGTGCAGGTAGTTACATGGTTACCCTAACGGTGACGGATAACAAAAATGCCACCGCAGAACATAAGCTAGAAGTGACCGTTAATACCACTCCAGATACCCCAGATGATGACGACGATGATGGAGATGGAGACGACCCTGTTGGCATGAATGAGTGTGAAAATTGGCAAAGCAAGCACCCTGAGTGGCTATGGTGTGATGACTTTGAAACCACGGTCTCCTTAACAGAAAAATACGGTAAAAACAGTGTTAAGCCTGGTAAGGATGCAAACTCACTACAACGAGTTGAAACTAACCCTGCCCATGGTAAATATGCTTTACGTTTAAAAGCAGATAGTGAAAGTAAAAATAGTGGTAGCTTTCGGCGTAATTTTGGCCGAGTCCCCTACAACAACTCTATAGACGATTTAGGCGCTAAGCCTTACTTTGACGAAAAAATTAATGAGGTATATTACCGTTTTTATGTGAAATACCCGAACAGTACTTCAGGCTGGCCAACTCATATTACAAGAGCATTTGGCGTTGCAGCAGGCTCTGATCAGTTTGGCCCACAAGCATTTGTCGCAACACTTTCACATGATAAATCCAAAACAGCCGTCGTTTCCGGAGAACCAAACCTACTAGCTTATAGTGGTTTTGATCCAAAAAATCCAGATTCCACATTAAAAACTACCAAGTGGGATGACATGGAAAATTTAACCCAGCTTGGTGAAAATACTGATCCATTGCCACCTGTGCCGCCACCTCCAACACCGCCAGAAAAGCCGACACTTAGTAATTTTGCGGTGAACCAAGTTGATGATGATATCCCACCGCCTCCGCCACCTCCTGGTGATCCAGAACCACCCTCCCCTCCTGTGCCACCAGATAAGCCAGACGGAGATGATAACAACCCTTTAAGTAAAGGCAAATGGCACTGTGTTATTGTACACCTTAAGCTGAATAGTACTACTCCATACAAAGCAAATGGTGTATATGAGATAGCAGTAGATGGAAAGCCCTACTCAAAATACACGCTAACTGATTTGAACTGGACAGGTAAATGGCGAGAATACGCGATTAACGGTATTCAGTTTGAAAACAGCTGGGCAATGGCGGAGCAAAACAGCCAGCAACCAACTAACAGCAGTTTGGCAACAACCAAACCCCAGGCAATGGAAGGGGAAATGGAGAGCTACCTGGATGCATTAGTCATCTCGAAAAAACCTGTAAGTTGTTTAGATACCAGCGATCCGGATGACCCAATGCCTCCACCGCCACCACCTGGCGACCCTGACAAACCCGACGATGATGACCCTGTACCACCGCCTCCTAAGCCACCAGGAGACGATGATGATGACGATACACCACCAGATATACCACCACCGCCGCCACCAGGTGATCCAGATAAACCGGATGATGATACGCCGCCGGACATTCCGCCGCCGCCACCTCCACCTGGCGACCCAGATAAGCCAGATGATGATGGCGATGATCCAGGCCCGGTACCTCCACCACCTACACCAGATGATGACGATGATGGTGATTTACCGGATGATATTCCACCACCACTACCGCCACCAACCGAAACGGTTAATTTATAA
- a CDS encoding endonuclease/exonuclease/phosphatase family protein, which translates to MVLAGLVSFIGLFGKYHWLADLINHFRWYYLAVAISGIIVFSLVRKWHCFGLAIMTVGLNYEVIYLYKSQPNSDNNIVKESSAALSVAQINANFNNTNTTLLLQWLQQRQPDIVAVEEYTPVWAQAFKQLEKLYPYKLEQPRNGGFGIALFSRYPVENLQIQYFGPDQLPSITGVLIWQQHKIQLLVTHPVPPMSQSMAISRDLQLEEISLWLKNQSDPVVLLGDLNTTPWGHSFKKLIDAAELKSTRTGVGLLPSWPSKIPLIPIDHILLSKTIRVISIKVGPDIGSDHLPVIAEIGLKNNLIDSNR; encoded by the coding sequence GTGGTTCTGGCTGGTTTAGTAAGCTTTATTGGCTTATTTGGGAAGTATCACTGGCTAGCTGATCTAATAAATCATTTCCGTTGGTATTATCTGGCTGTAGCGATATCGGGAATAATCGTGTTTAGTCTGGTGAGGAAGTGGCACTGCTTTGGACTTGCAATCATGACGGTTGGGCTAAACTATGAGGTTATTTATTTGTATAAAAGTCAGCCTAATAGTGACAACAATATAGTGAAAGAGAGTTCTGCAGCCTTATCAGTTGCTCAGATTAATGCTAATTTTAACAATACAAATACAACGTTATTGCTGCAATGGTTACAACAGCGGCAGCCAGATATTGTTGCTGTTGAAGAGTATACGCCTGTGTGGGCACAAGCGTTTAAACAATTGGAGAAGCTTTACCCATATAAACTAGAACAGCCAAGAAATGGTGGATTTGGTATTGCCTTGTTTAGCCGCTACCCTGTTGAAAACTTACAAATTCAGTATTTTGGTCCTGATCAGCTGCCTTCAATTACAGGCGTTCTAATTTGGCAGCAGCACAAAATTCAACTGTTGGTTACTCACCCTGTACCACCTATGTCTCAATCCATGGCAATTTCTCGTGATTTGCAGCTAGAAGAAATTTCCTTATGGTTAAAAAACCAGTCTGATCCCGTAGTATTATTGGGTGATTTAAATACAACTCCTTGGGGACACAGCTTTAAAAAGCTTATTGATGCGGCTGAGTTAAAGTCTACACGCACAGGTGTTGGTTTGCTCCCTAGTTGGCCAAGCAAAATACCTTTAATTCCTATTGACCATATTTTGTTAAGCAAAACAATAAGAGTAATTAGTATAAAGGTAGGGCCAGATATTGGATCTGACCACTTACCAGTGATTGCTGAGATAGGGTTAAAAAATAATTTAATCGACAGTAATAGATAG